A genomic stretch from Bordetella sp. N includes:
- the nuoI gene encoding NADH-quinone oxidoreductase subunit NuoI, translating to MEAIKDFFGSLLLTELLKGMRLTGKYFFKRKVTLRYPYEKTPASPRFRGLHALRRYPNGEERCIACKLCEAVCPALAITIESEVRDDGSRRTSRYDIDLTKCIFCGFCEESCPVDSIVETHIHEYHGEKRGDLYFTKDMLLAVGDQFETEIARRRTEDAPYR from the coding sequence ATGGAAGCGATCAAGGATTTCTTCGGCAGTCTGTTGCTGACCGAGTTGCTCAAGGGCATGCGCCTGACGGGTAAGTATTTCTTCAAGCGTAAGGTGACCCTGCGTTACCCCTACGAAAAGACGCCGGCGTCGCCGCGTTTCCGTGGCCTGCACGCGCTGCGTCGCTATCCCAATGGGGAAGAGCGCTGCATCGCCTGCAAGCTGTGCGAAGCGGTGTGCCCGGCACTGGCCATCACCATCGAATCGGAAGTGCGTGACGACGGTTCGCGCCGCACCTCGCGCTACGACATCGATCTGACCAAGTGCATCTTCTGCGGTTTCTGCGAAGAAAGCTGTCCGGTGGATTCCATCGTGGAAACGCACATCCACGAATACCACGGCGAAAAGCGCGGCGACCTGTACTTCACCAAGGACATGCTCCTGGCGGTGGGTGATCAGTTCGAAACCGAAATCGCCCGTCGTCGCACCGAAGACGCGCCATACCGTTGA
- the nuoK gene encoding NADH-quinone oxidoreductase subunit NuoK — translation MTLTLAHYLILGAILFAIGIFGIFLNRRNLIILLMSVELMLLAVNMNFVAFSTWSGDTAGQVFVFFILTVAAAEAAIGLAILVLLFRNLNTINVDELDRLKG, via the coding sequence ATGACGCTGACGCTGGCCCATTACCTGATACTGGGGGCGATCCTGTTCGCCATCGGCATCTTCGGCATCTTCCTGAACCGCCGCAACCTGATCATTCTGCTGATGTCCGTGGAGCTGATGCTCCTGGCCGTCAATATGAACTTCGTGGCGTTTTCGACGTGGAGCGGCGACACCGCCGGCCAGGTCTTCGTGTTCTTCATCCTTACGGTCGCAGCCGCGGAAGCGGCGATCGGCCTGGCGATTCTGGTACTGCTGTTCCGCAACCTGAACACGATCAACGTTGACGAACTCGATCGCCTGAAGGGCTGA
- a CDS encoding NADH-quinone oxidoreductase subunit M, whose amino-acid sequence MASQTFPWLTLAVFVPIVFGLLVLALGGDNKRGLTLGLALTGAIVSFLVTIPLYTGFDSSSAAMQFVEQASWISSFNVNYHLGVDGISLWFVLLTAFITIIVVLAGWEVITNRVSQYMGAFLILSGLMIGVFVALDGLLFYVFFEATLIPMYIIVGVWGGANRVYAAFKFFLYTLLGSLLTLIAFIYLWNASGGSFDIVTWQNLKLGMTPQILVFVALLAAFAVKVPMWPVHTWLPDAHVEAPTGGSIVLAAIMLKLGAYGFLRFSLPIAPDAAHSLAGLMITLSLIAVIYIGLVAIVQEDMKKLVAYSSVAHMGFVTLGFFIFNTAGVEGAIVQMISHGFVSGAMFMCIGVLYDRVHSRRIADYGGVVNTMPRFVTFFVLFSMANSGLPATSGFVGEFMVIMGAVEHNFWIGLLAATALIFGAAYSLWMVKRVAFGEIANDHVRELTDINRREFLILGLMAILVLYMGIYPKPFTDVMHVSVEALLQHVAVSKL is encoded by the coding sequence ATGGCATCCCAAACTTTCCCCTGGCTTACGCTCGCGGTCTTTGTGCCCATCGTCTTCGGCTTGCTGGTGCTGGCCCTGGGCGGCGACAACAAGCGCGGCCTGACGCTCGGACTGGCGCTGACCGGCGCGATCGTCAGTTTCCTGGTGACGATCCCCCTGTACACCGGCTTCGACTCGTCGTCGGCCGCCATGCAATTCGTCGAGCAGGCGTCCTGGATCTCCTCCTTCAATGTCAACTACCACCTGGGCGTTGACGGTATCTCGCTGTGGTTCGTGCTGCTGACCGCCTTCATCACCATCATCGTGGTGCTGGCCGGCTGGGAAGTGATCACCAACCGCGTGTCGCAGTACATGGGGGCGTTCCTGATCCTGTCCGGCCTGATGATCGGCGTGTTCGTGGCGCTGGACGGCCTGCTGTTCTACGTCTTCTTCGAAGCCACGCTGATCCCGATGTACATCATCGTCGGCGTGTGGGGCGGTGCGAACCGCGTCTACGCGGCCTTCAAGTTCTTCCTGTACACGCTGCTCGGCTCGCTGCTGACCCTGATCGCCTTCATCTACCTGTGGAATGCGTCGGGCGGCTCGTTCGACATCGTCACCTGGCAGAACCTGAAGCTGGGCATGACGCCGCAGATCCTGGTCTTCGTGGCGCTGCTGGCGGCCTTTGCCGTCAAGGTGCCGATGTGGCCGGTGCACACCTGGCTGCCGGATGCCCACGTGGAAGCGCCGACCGGCGGCTCCATCGTGCTGGCGGCGATCATGCTGAAGCTGGGCGCGTACGGTTTCCTGCGCTTCTCGCTGCCGATCGCGCCGGATGCCGCGCACAGCCTGGCGGGTCTGATGATCACGCTGTCGCTGATCGCGGTGATCTACATCGGCCTGGTCGCCATCGTTCAGGAAGACATGAAGAAGCTGGTGGCGTATTCGTCCGTGGCGCACATGGGCTTCGTCACCCTGGGCTTCTTCATCTTCAACACCGCCGGCGTCGAAGGCGCGATCGTGCAGATGATCTCGCACGGTTTCGTGTCGGGCGCGATGTTCATGTGTATCGGCGTGCTGTACGACCGCGTACACAGCCGCCGCATCGCCGACTACGGTGGTGTGGTCAACACGATGCCCCGTTTCGTGACCTTCTTCGTCCTGTTCTCCATGGCCAACAGCGGCCTGCCGGCCACCAGCGGTTTCGTCGGCGAATTCATGGTGATCATGGGCGCGGTCGAGCACAATTTCTGGATCGGCCTGCTGGCCGCCACCGCCCTGATCTTCGGCGCGGCGTACTCGCTGTGGATGGTCAAGCGCGTGGCTTTCGGTGAAATCGCCAACGATCATGTGCGTGAACTGACGGACATCAACCGCCGCGAATTCCTGATCCTGGGCTTGATGGCCATCCTCGTGTTGTACATGGGTATCTATCCCAAGCCCTTTACCGACGTCATGCACGTATCGGTCGAGGCCCTGCTGCAACACGTCGCCGTGTCGAAACTGTAA
- a CDS encoding NADH-quinone oxidoreductase subunit J codes for MTFTTVLFYLLAIVLVVAAFRVITARSPVTAVLHLILVFFNAALLWMLLGAEFLALLLVLVYVGAVMVLFLFVVMMLDIRMGDLRAGLKKYLPIGLVVGLVLVLEMAFVLGSTWNQPGGPAAVAADYNNARALGTAMYTQYVYAVEIGAAILLVGMVSAIALTLRRRRDVKYFSPSAAVKVRAKDRFRIVKMPAQSERAQAAQAAKAAAPAQGEQQ; via the coding sequence ATGACTTTCACGACTGTTCTCTTCTATCTGCTGGCCATCGTCCTGGTGGTGGCAGCCTTCCGCGTGATCACGGCACGCAGTCCGGTTACCGCCGTGCTGCACCTGATCCTCGTGTTCTTCAACGCCGCCTTGCTGTGGATGCTGCTGGGCGCCGAGTTCCTGGCGCTGCTGCTGGTCCTGGTCTACGTCGGCGCGGTGATGGTGCTGTTCCTCTTCGTGGTGATGATGCTGGACATCCGCATGGGTGACCTGCGCGCGGGCCTGAAAAAGTATCTGCCGATCGGTCTGGTCGTCGGCCTGGTGCTGGTGCTGGAAATGGCCTTCGTGCTGGGTTCGACCTGGAACCAGCCGGGTGGCCCCGCCGCCGTGGCCGCGGACTACAACAACGCCCGCGCCCTGGGTACCGCCATGTACACGCAGTATGTGTACGCCGTCGAAATCGGCGCGGCGATCCTGCTGGTGGGCATGGTCTCGGCCATCGCCCTGACCCTGCGCCGCCGCCGCGACGTCAAGTACTTCAGCCCCAGCGCTGCCGTCAAAGTGCGCGCCAAGGACCGCTTCCGCATCGTCAAGATGCCGGCGCAGAGCGAGCGCGCCCAGGCCGCCCAGGCCGCCAAAGCCGCCGCCCCCGCCCAAGGAGAACAACAATGA
- the nuoN gene encoding NADH-quinone oxidoreductase subunit NuoN, producing the protein MQTSFDFALAAPEIILLVMGAVVLLIDAVSDHPTRFFTYLVSLATLAVLTIVSAVQWSNGVSGRTFDGLFVADGLSHLLKIASYIAVGVTLVYGRIYSQSRDMLRGGELYVLALFALLGQMVMISAGNLLSIYLGLELMSLALYALIALRRDDATATEAAMKYFVLGALASGFLLYGMSMIYGATGHLDLQQVGEVIAAGKAQKLALVFGVVFIVAGLAFKLGAAPFHMWVPDVYDGSPTAVTLLLGAAPKLAAFAMTLRVLVEALHGLATDWQPMLLILAVLSLAIGNLTAIAQTNFKRMLAYSTISHMGFVLLGLSAGVVAGREGSANAYGAALFYMITYVLTTLGSFGMVLLLSRDGFECDKIDDLKGLNRRSPWHAFIVLLLMVSLTGLPPTVGFYAKLAVLQPLIQAGHVTIAVIAVMFSLIGAFYYLRVVKVVYFDEPVGEAQPLRATCAQRGLMSINGALLLVLGLLPGGLMAACIHAIQTSLGL; encoded by the coding sequence ATGCAAACCTCATTCGACTTTGCCTTGGCGGCACCTGAGATCATCCTGCTGGTGATGGGTGCGGTCGTTCTGCTGATCGATGCGGTCAGCGACCACCCGACGCGCTTCTTCACCTATCTGGTGTCGCTGGCGACGCTGGCGGTGCTGACCATCGTGTCCGCGGTCCAGTGGAGCAACGGCGTAAGCGGCCGGACCTTCGACGGCCTGTTCGTGGCGGATGGCCTGAGCCATCTGCTGAAGATCGCGTCCTACATCGCCGTGGGCGTCACGCTGGTCTACGGCCGCATCTACTCGCAAAGCCGCGACATGCTGCGCGGCGGTGAGCTCTACGTGCTGGCGCTGTTCGCCCTGCTGGGCCAGATGGTGATGATCTCGGCGGGTAACCTGCTGTCGATCTACCTGGGCCTGGAACTGATGTCGCTGGCCCTGTACGCCCTGATTGCCCTGCGTCGCGACGACGCCACGGCGACCGAGGCGGCCATGAAGTACTTCGTGCTGGGCGCGCTGGCGTCGGGCTTCCTGCTGTACGGCATGTCCATGATCTACGGCGCGACCGGGCATCTGGACCTGCAACAGGTCGGCGAAGTCATCGCCGCCGGCAAGGCGCAGAAGCTGGCCCTGGTGTTTGGCGTGGTCTTCATCGTCGCCGGCCTGGCGTTCAAGCTGGGCGCCGCGCCTTTCCATATGTGGGTGCCGGACGTCTATGACGGTTCGCCCACCGCCGTGACGCTGCTGCTGGGCGCCGCGCCCAAGCTGGCCGCCTTCGCCATGACGCTGCGTGTGCTGGTCGAGGCCTTGCATGGCCTGGCCACGGACTGGCAGCCGATGTTGCTGATCCTGGCGGTGTTGTCGCTGGCCATCGGTAACCTCACCGCCATTGCCCAGACGAACTTCAAGCGCATGCTGGCGTATTCGACCATCTCGCACATGGGCTTCGTGCTGTTGGGCTTGAGCGCTGGCGTGGTTGCCGGCCGTGAAGGTTCGGCCAATGCCTACGGCGCCGCGCTGTTCTACATGATCACGTACGTGCTGACCACGCTGGGCAGCTTCGGCATGGTGCTGCTGCTGTCGCGCGATGGGTTTGAGTGCGACAAGATCGACGACCTGAAGGGCCTGAACCGCCGCAGCCCGTGGCACGCTTTCATCGTGCTGCTGCTGATGGTGTCGTTGACGGGTCTGCCGCCTACTGTCGGTTTCTACGCGAAGCTGGCTGTGCTGCAGCCGTTGATCCAGGCGGGTCATGTGACGATCGCCGTCATCGCCGTGATGTTCTCGTTGATTGGCGCCTTCTACTACCTGCGCGTGGTCAAGGTCGTTTACTTCGACGAGCCCGTGGGTGAAGCGCAACCGCTGCGCGCGACCTGCGCCCAGCGTGGCCTGATGTCGATCAATGGTGCCTTGCTGCTGGTTCTGGGTCTGCTGCCGGGTGGCTTGATGGCCGCCTGCATCCACGCGATCCAGACGTCGCTGGGTCTTTGA
- the nuoL gene encoding NADH-quinone oxidoreductase subunit L — protein MSSSPNLYLLIALAPLAGAILAGLFGTGFLGRPIGRRGAHLITILGVLISTIGAFVVLGDVLNGHRFDGVVYTWSMIGNTPLNIGFLIDPLSAMMMVVVTSVSLMVHIYTIGYMADDPGYQRFFAYISLFTFSMLMLVMSNNMVQLFFGWEAVGLVSYLLIGFWYTRKTAIFANMKAFLINRVGDFGFVLGIGLLFHYAGSMQYGDVFGQADKLAGLTFPGTDWMMITVACICLFIGAMGKSAQVPLHAWLPDSMEGPTPISALIHAATMVTAGIFMVARFSPLFEHSDTALSFIIVIGAIGALFLGILGIIQTDIKRVVAYSTLSQLGYMTVALGASAYSVAIFHLMTHAFFKALLFLGAGSVIMGMHHDQDIRNMGGLRKYMPITWITFLIGTLALVGTPFFSGFYSKEHIIEAAGAADVWGAGFAHYATLIGVFVTSLYSFRVYFLVFHGKPRFDTHADAHGHGHDDHAHGHDAHGHDDHGHDDHGHHSGPPHESPWVVTLPLILLAIPSVVIGALVVDPMLFGKYFNGVISVLPQHPAMHELAEEWHGWVAFGTHAFTTLPFWLVVAGAVVAWYCYLINPKVPAKIYSSLSFVNRILENKYFVDWFNEQVIARGARCLGRGLWQAGDRGLIDGVIINGSARLVGWVAGVSRYLQSGYIYHYAFAMIIGIVALVTFFVLIPQ, from the coding sequence ATGTCTAGCTCACCCAATCTGTACCTGCTCATCGCGCTGGCGCCGCTGGCAGGCGCCATTCTGGCCGGCCTGTTTGGCACCGGCTTCCTGGGCCGTCCCATCGGACGCCGCGGCGCGCACCTGATCACCATCCTCGGTGTTTTGATCTCCACCATCGGCGCCTTCGTGGTGCTCGGCGACGTGCTCAACGGCCATCGCTTCGACGGTGTGGTCTACACCTGGAGCATGATCGGCAATACGCCGTTGAACATCGGCTTCCTGATCGATCCGCTGTCGGCCATGATGATGGTCGTGGTGACCTCGGTGTCGCTGATGGTGCACATCTACACCATCGGCTACATGGCCGACGATCCCGGCTACCAGCGCTTCTTCGCCTACATCTCGCTGTTCACGTTCTCAATGCTGATGCTGGTGATGTCGAACAACATGGTGCAGCTGTTCTTTGGCTGGGAAGCCGTGGGCCTGGTGTCCTATCTGCTGATCGGTTTCTGGTACACCCGCAAGACCGCCATCTTCGCCAACATGAAGGCCTTCCTGATCAACCGGGTGGGTGACTTCGGTTTCGTGCTGGGTATCGGCCTGCTGTTCCACTACGCCGGTTCGATGCAGTACGGCGACGTGTTCGGGCAAGCCGACAAGCTGGCCGGCCTGACCTTCCCCGGCACCGACTGGATGATGATCACGGTGGCGTGTATCTGCCTGTTCATCGGCGCCATGGGCAAGTCGGCGCAGGTGCCCCTGCATGCCTGGCTGCCGGACTCGATGGAAGGCCCGACCCCGATCTCGGCGCTGATCCACGCGGCGACCATGGTGACCGCGGGTATCTTCATGGTGGCGCGTTTCTCGCCGCTGTTCGAGCACTCGGATACCGCGCTGTCCTTCATCATCGTGATCGGCGCCATCGGCGCGCTGTTCCTGGGCATCCTGGGCATCATCCAGACCGACATCAAGCGCGTGGTGGCCTACTCCACGCTGTCGCAGCTGGGCTATATGACCGTCGCGCTGGGCGCGTCGGCCTACTCGGTGGCCATCTTCCACCTGATGACCCACGCGTTCTTCAAGGCGCTGCTGTTCCTGGGCGCGGGCTCGGTCATCATGGGCATGCACCATGATCAGGACATCCGCAACATGGGTGGCCTGCGCAAGTACATGCCCATCACGTGGATCACGTTCCTGATCGGCACCCTGGCCCTGGTCGGCACGCCGTTCTTCTCGGGCTTCTACTCGAAGGAACACATCATCGAGGCCGCCGGCGCCGCTGATGTCTGGGGCGCGGGCTTCGCCCACTACGCCACCCTGATCGGCGTGTTCGTCACCTCGCTGTACTCCTTCCGCGTGTACTTCCTGGTCTTCCACGGCAAGCCGCGTTTCGATACGCATGCGGACGCGCATGGCCACGGTCATGACGATCACGCCCATGGCCATGATGCGCACGGTCACGATGATCATGGTCACGACGACCACGGCCATCACAGCGGCCCCCCGCATGAGTCGCCCTGGGTCGTCACGCTGCCCCTGATCCTGCTGGCCATTCCGTCCGTCGTCATCGGCGCGCTGGTGGTCGATCCGATGCTGTTCGGCAAGTACTTCAACGGCGTCATCAGCGTGCTGCCGCAACATCCGGCCATGCATGAACTGGCGGAAGAGTGGCACGGCTGGGTGGCCTTCGGCACGCACGCCTTCACCACGCTGCCGTTCTGGCTGGTGGTGGCGGGCGCGGTGGTCGCCTGGTACTGCTACCTGATCAATCCCAAGGTTCCGGCCAAGATCTACAGCAGCCTGTCGTTCGTCAACCGCATCCTTGAGAACAAGTACTTCGTCGACTGGTTCAACGAGCAGGTCATCGCGCGTGGCGCGCGCTGCCTGGGCCGCGGCTTGTGGCAGGCGGGTGACCGCGGCCTCATCGATGGCGTGATCATCAACGGCAGCGCCAGGCTGGTGGGCTGGGTGGCTGGTGTCAGCCGCTACCTGCAGTCCGGCTACATCTACCATTACGCCTTCGCCATGATCATCGGCATCGTGGCCCTGGTGACCTTCTTCGTTCTGATTCCCCAATAA
- a CDS encoding DUF2818 family protein, producing MNQTLAVWLLIALAAVSANLPFLNERVFALFAWRQGGTPAVKPFWLRMVEVLVFYVVVGLIGFAFESALGNPFPQGWQFYAIALCLFLVLGYPGFVIRYLRKKHGRGATEA from the coding sequence ATGAACCAGACGCTTGCCGTATGGTTGCTGATCGCGCTTGCCGCGGTCAGCGCCAATCTTCCCTTTCTTAACGAGCGCGTGTTCGCCCTGTTCGCCTGGCGGCAGGGTGGGACGCCGGCCGTCAAGCCGTTCTGGCTGCGGATGGTCGAAGTGCTGGTGTTCTACGTCGTCGTGGGGCTGATCGGCTTTGCGTTCGAGTCGGCGTTGGGGAATCCTTTCCCGCAAGGCTGGCAGTTTTATGCCATCGCGCTGTGTCTGTTTCTGGTGCTCGGATATCCCGGGTTTGTGATTCGCTATCTGCGCAAGAAACATGGGCGGGGGGCGACTGAAGCCTGA